The following proteins are co-located in the Apium graveolens cultivar Ventura chromosome 5, ASM990537v1, whole genome shotgun sequence genome:
- the LOC141723831 gene encoding GDSL esterase/lipase At1g74460 produces MTLLATFAIVVTLLMISIDGYNCKVVQFIFGDSLSDVGNNDRLSKSLARANLPWYGIDFGNGMPNGRFTNGRTVSDIIGDKMGLPRPPAFLDPSLTEDMILDNGVNFASGGGGILNETGGLFIQRFSLYKQIELFQGTQELIKAKLGTPAADKFFQESQYVVALGSNDFINNYLMPIYSDSWTYNDEGFIDYLMETLNAQLRVLHKLGARQLMVFGLGPMGCIPLQRVLSISGSGECQEKTNNLALAFNKAANNLLEDLSKSLPNASYRFGDGYDVVNNVIKNPSKYGFENSDSPCCSFGRIRPALTCVPASTLCKDRSKYLFWDEYHPSDSANELIADEIIKKLNFTRVNQNNSPTPAPTDAPSPN; encoded by the exons ATGACGTTGTTGGCAACATTTGCAATAGTTGTGACTTTGTTAATGATTAGTATTGACGGTTACAATTGCAAAGTTGTGCAGTTCATCTTTGGAGACTCCTTGTCAGATGTCGGTAACAATGACAGACTTTCAAAGAGCTTAGCCCGGGCTAACCTTCCCTGGTATGGCATTGATTTTGGAAATGGCATGCCTAATGGCAGGTTCACTAATGGACGTACTGTTTCCGATATCATAG GGGATAAAATGGGGCTTCCAAGGCCACCGGCTTTTCTTGACCCGTCTTTAACAGAAGATATGATCCTGGACAATGGTGTGAATTTTGCCTCTGGAGGTGGTGGAATCTTGAATGAAACTGGTGGTTTATTC ATACAAAGGTTCTCACTTTACAAGCAAATTGAGTTGTTTCAAGGAACACAAGAACTAATAAAAGCCAAATTGGGCACACCAGCAGCAGATAAATTTTTCCAAGAATCGCAATATGTTGTAGCTCTAGGAAGCAACGATTTTATCAATAATTACTTGATGCCTATCTATAGTGATTCATGGACATACAATGATGAAGGCTTCATTGATTATTTGATGGAAACACTTAATGCACAGCTAAGG GTCTTGCATAAGCTTGGGGCACGACAGCTAATGGTGTTTGGTTTAGGACCTATGGGTTGCATTCCACTCCAAAGAGTTCTAAGTATATCTGGTTCTGGTGAATGCCAAGAGAAAACCAACAACTTGGCTCTTGCTTTCAACAAGGCTGCAAACAATCTTCTCGAAGATTTGTCAAAAAGCCTTCCAAATGCAAGCTATAGATTTGGAGACGGTTATGATGTTGTTAACAATGTCATAAAGAATCCTTCAAAATATG GATTTGAGAACTCGGATTCACCATGCTGCTCGTTTGGAAGAATTAGACCAGCCCTTACATGTGTTCCTGCGTCCACATTGTGCAAAGACAGAAGCAAGTATCTGTTTTGGGACGAGTATCACCCATCAGATAGCGCAAACGAGCTAATTGCTGATGAAATCattaaaaaacttaattttacaCGGGTTAATCAAAACAATAGTCCAACTCCGGCACCCACCGATGCTCCATCTCCAAACTGA
- the LOC141659663 gene encoding uncharacterized protein LOC141659663 produces the protein MSQMKKTVFATKMGGKFLWLLVLLLAFSQLLSLSTAVPITRTRRVMYELRDPVLSEDDRLAHMEKRGKVEGINGRTNIGLNDYPGSGANNRHTPRRGCIEC, from the exons ATGTCACAAATGAAGAAGACAGTGTTTGCTACAAAAATGGGAGGCAAATTTCTCTGGCTACTGGTGCTGCTATTAGCATTTTCTCAGCTTCTTAGCTTGAGTACTGCTGTTCCTATCACGA GAACAAGGCGTGTTATGTATGAACTCCGTGACCCTGTGCTTTCAGAGGATGATCGATTG GCACACATGGAAAAAAGAGGGAAGGTGGAAGGCATAAATGGAAGAACGAACATTGGGCTCAATGACTATCCAGGATCCGGTGCTAATAATAGGCATACCCCGAGAAGAGGCTGCATCGAATGTTAA